From Paenibacillus thermoaerophilus:
ATAACCGCAAGCGGATCCACAGTGCATTGGGCTATTTATCGCCGGCTCAATTTAGTGAGCAATTTTCCAACCATAAGGCATCCTAAATTCTCTTAACATAGTGTCCACTTTCTTGACAGAGGTCCAAAAATATCGTTATAAACCCATTTTTTCCAACTTCTCTTTCTAATTTCTTTTATTAGTGATATTTAATATCGCTAACGGAACCCAAATCGATCGATACAAGGGGGGTTAGCGATATTTTATATTCTTAAAGACGCGCGGAGTGGCAGAACGCGAGAGGACGAAACGCGAAGAAACCGCCGATGCCACGCCACGGAGTATGGCTGGTGCAGGTGCCTGGTTTTTTCGCGTTGCGGCCCGCCTTGGTCCATCAACACGAAGGGTCTCCCCGCGCCATGCCTTCTCCCTCCCGCACCCGACAATAAACAAGGCAGCCAGACTGTCCCGGCCGCCTTGTTGTCATCTATGCGGAACTTCCTCGCTCAACTCTTGATCGGGTTCAGCTTGGAAGGACGCGCCATCGCTTTGGCTGCGTTTTGGTTGTCGGTCATTTTCACATCCGATTTGCCTTCGATTTGGATATTCACCTGATGGACCCCGGCCATCTCCGTCATCGTCAGCACAAGCGCTTGCGCGGCTTCGGCCGGCAGCTTGCTGTCCGGGCCGAGCGCTTCGGCGCTCAGGTTCACCGTGACCGTTTTGGCTTCCGCCGCGGGATCGGGCGTCTTCACGTCGATCGCTTCCACGTCCGGAAGCAGCACGGAATGCAGCTTCGAGGCGGGGAACGGACCGGCGATCAGCTGCTCGACGGCGGCTTTGGCGGCATTGTCCGTCAGCGGCACCAAACGCGTCACCGGCACGTAGTAGCTGAATTCATCGGAGGTTTTGCCGACGAAGTAGACGGTGACCGGCGTCGCCTGGCCGTATTGGACGTTGGCGGATTTCTCAAGATTGATGCCCTTGGCCCGCGTCAGAGGTTCATCCAGCGGCGTTTTGGCGACCGGCATCTCCTTAAGCGCCTGTCCGTTGATCCGCAACTGCACGCTCTCGACCGAAGGCAGAGAAGTCAAGGTCCAGGTGATGGCCTCCATGATCCGCCGTTCGTCCTTGGCGTCGTACTTGGCGAATTCCTTGGACAAGTCGACAACCGCCGATTTGTCCTTGATGTCCAGACTAATAATTTTCGTCCCGGCCGGGAGCACGGCTTTAAAGCCCTTCGGCGCCAATTGGTCTACCGGTCCGCCCGATACGAGATGCTCCATCGCGACGCGTGCGACCGACTCCGAGAACGGCACGCTTAACGTAACCGGCGCCATCAAGCCGTTTTCATCCTGCAAATACACCGTGACGGGCATGGTAACTTGACCCGACTGCGACTGCTTGCCCGACCCCGAACCGGTATCCGCGCCTGTGCCCGACAACGTGCCGCCGACAGGCACCGCGCCTCCCGCCGATCCGGTTCCCGCGACCGTCTCCTGTTGGGGCGGATCGATGGCCTGACCGGTATCCTCGGCATTAAACATCGAGCACCCGGAAGCAAGCAGGACTGTCAGCGCGGATAGGCCGATTCCTTTGATCCATCTGCGATAGGCCATCCTTGGACTCCTCCTTCATGACGATTTGGTATATGTATACGAGCCCCTGCTTGTTTTAGACCGACTTTTTGTCCGATAAAAAATGGCAAGCCTCCGTATCGCATCCGGCTCTCCTACACACATTATCCAGTAGATGGGCGCCGAACCGCGCCGAAGGAAGGAGCGAATCCCGTTGTCTTACCGTTCGAATCCCGAGACCGTGGCGGCCGCCGCCTGGGAATGGATGGCCAGCCGGGGCGTAACCCGGGAACAAATCGCCGAGCTGGTCCTGTTTCTGCAAAAAGACTACTTCCCCAATCTCACCGTCGAAGAGTGCCTGGAGCATGTCGACCGCGTCATGGCCAAACGCGAAGTGCAAAACGCCGTGTTGACCGGCATCCAGCTCGATGTCCTGGCCGAGCGGGGCCAACTGATGCCGCCGCTGCAGGAGATGGTCTATCACGACGAAGGGCTGTACGGCTGCGACGAGGTGCTTTCCCTCTCCATCGTCAACGTTTTCGGAAGCATCGGGTATACGAATTTCGGCTACATCGACAAGCAAAAGCCCGGCGTCCTGAAGCGGCTAAACGATAAAAGCGACGGCCAAATCCATACGTTTCTGGACGATCTGGTCGGAGCGATCGCCGCGGCGGCCAGCAGCCGGCTCGCGCACAGGCATCCCTGATCCCCGAGCCGTTCGCCGGTTTCATCCGAACTCCCTTTCCTAACGGCGCTCCCGTCGCCTGCCCTCGCCATCTCCCCGCCTTCGCGATTCCCTCCCCCCTCGCCGTCCCCTCCGTTCCCGCCGTTCCCTCGCCACCGGCTGCTCGGCCGTACCCGGCGACCGGCCCCACCAGCGTTGA
This genomic window contains:
- a CDS encoding GerMN domain-containing protein, with translation MAYRRWIKGIGLSALTVLLASGCSMFNAEDTGQAIDPPQQETVAGTGSAGGAVPVGGTLSGTGADTGSGSGKQSQSGQVTMPVTVYLQDENGLMAPVTLSVPFSESVARVAMEHLVSGGPVDQLAPKGFKAVLPAGTKIISLDIKDKSAVVDLSKEFAKYDAKDERRIMEAITWTLTSLPSVESVQLRINGQALKEMPVAKTPLDEPLTRAKGINLEKSANVQYGQATPVTVYFVGKTSDEFSYYVPVTRLVPLTDNAAKAAVEQLIAGPFPASKLHSVLLPDVEAIDVKTPDPAAEAKTVTVNLSAEALGPDSKLPAEAAQALVLTMTEMAGVHQVNIQIEGKSDVKMTDNQNAAKAMARPSKLNPIKS
- a CDS encoding phosphatidylglycerophosphatase A family protein; translation: MGAEPRRRKERIPLSYRSNPETVAAAAWEWMASRGVTREQIAELVLFLQKDYFPNLTVEECLEHVDRVMAKREVQNAVLTGIQLDVLAERGQLMPPLQEMVYHDEGLYGCDEVLSLSIVNVFGSIGYTNFGYIDKQKPGVLKRLNDKSDGQIHTFLDDLVGAIAAAASSRLAHRHP